One segment of Macrotis lagotis isolate mMagLag1 chromosome 1, bilby.v1.9.chrom.fasta, whole genome shotgun sequence DNA contains the following:
- the LOC141510138 gene encoding uncharacterized protein LOC141510138, whose translation MRVNLKMILWNHVTASGEKRSHFGNHELLCTMEKQDEYAQYGKTSQRSYSFTEHRQIHTGSKPSECNQCGKTFIRSSHIAVHQKIHTGEKHYQCHQCGKVFSRSSHLSVHQRIHTGEKLYQCNMCRKNFRSSDNLRIHQRIHTGEKLYECNQCGKNFIRSSSLDMHQTIHTGEKPYQCHQCGKAFRIRSYLAEHQRIHTGEKPYECNHTGEKPYECNQCGKGFTCRSHLVEHERIHRGEKPYECEHCGKFHTVQPSYLTSKNPHWRKTLSI comes from the coding sequence ATGAGAGTAAACCTGAAAATGATCTTGTGGAATCACGTTACTGCTTCTGGTGAAAAGAGGTCTCATTTTGGTAACCATGAGCTTCTCTGCACTATGGAGAAACAAGATGAATATGCTCAATATGGAAAGACTTCTCAAAGAAGCTACAGTTTCACTGAACATCGGCAAATCCACACTGGATCGAAACCTTCTGagtgtaatcagtgtggaaagactttcattcgTAGCTCCCACATAGCTGTTCATCAgaaaattcacactggagagaaacatTATCAATGTCATCAGTGTGGAAAGGTTTTCTCACGGAGCTCCCATCTttctgtacatcagagaatccacacaggAGAGAAACTTTATCAATGTAATATGTGTAGAAAGAATTTCAGGAGCAGTGATAACCTTCGTATACaccagagaatccacactggagagaaactttatgaatgtaatcaatgtggaaagaattTTATTCGTAGCTCCAGTCTTGACATGCATCAGacaattcacactggagagaaaccttatcaaTGTCATcaatgtggaaaagctttcagAATAAGATCCTATCTTgctgaacatcagagaattcacactggagagaaaccttatgaatgtaatcacactggagagaaaccttatgaatgtaatcaatgtggaaagggtTTCACATGTCGCAGCCATCTTGTAGAACATGAGAGAATCCACAGAggtgagaaaccttatgaatgtgaaCATTGTGGAAAGTTTCACACGGTGCAGCCATCTTACCTTACATCtaagaatccacactggagaaaaaccttatcaATATAA